From one Sphingobacteriales bacterium genomic stretch:
- a CDS encoding alpha-1,2-fucosyltransferase, with product MIVVRLMGGLGNQLFQYAAGRHLAHLNNADLYLDISKLNLSGEGRPLWKYELGSFNVKCSLADERMLHDFHGTGFSVKERVITQLISFGKNKKYTSNQYGFDTHFLELKGNYYVRGYFLSEKYFKEIADIIRDEITIKQDFKPMDDRLISQIKNSKSIAIHIRRGDYIRNLSSMDAHGLCSKDYYTKAIEWIKSELGEEVHFYLFTDDEAWVRKEMIWDINSTLISNKSTVEDFYLMSLCKHNIIANSTFSWWSAWLNTNPDKIVIIPKHWTTNVKTEEIDLIPKRWIVK from the coding sequence ATGATAGTTGTACGATTAATGGGGGGATTAGGCAATCAGCTTTTCCAATATGCGGCAGGCAGGCATCTGGCGCATCTGAATAATGCAGATTTGTATTTGGATATTTCCAAACTGAATTTATCGGGAGAGGGACGTCCGCTTTGGAAATACGAGCTGGGGTCATTTAATGTAAAGTGCAGCCTGGCGGATGAACGGATGTTGCACGATTTTCACGGCACTGGATTTTCGGTAAAGGAAAGGGTCATTACACAACTGATTTCTTTTGGGAAAAATAAAAAATATACATCTAACCAATACGGATTTGATACGCATTTTCTGGAATTAAAAGGTAACTATTACGTGAGGGGTTATTTTTTGTCAGAAAAATATTTCAAGGAAATAGCGGATATCATTCGGGATGAAATAACGATAAAACAGGATTTTAAACCTATGGATGATCGTTTGATTAGCCAAATAAAAAACTCAAAATCGATAGCTATTCACATCCGCCGGGGTGATTACATCCGCAATTTATCCTCTATGGATGCTCACGGTCTGTGTTCAAAGGATTATTATACCAAGGCCATTGAATGGATAAAGAGTGAGCTGGGTGAGGAGGTGCATTTTTATCTGTTTACCGATGATGAGGCTTGGGTAAGAAAGGAAATGATATGGGATATAAACTCTACCTTGATTTCCAATAAATCGACTGTGGAGGATTTTTACCTGATGAGTTTGTGTAAACACAATATTATCGCCAACAGCACTTTCAGCTGGTGGTCTGCCTGGCTGAATACAAATCCGGATAAAATCGTTATTATACCAAAACACTGGACCACCAACGTTAAAACGGAGGAGATAGATCTGATACCAAAAAGATGGATTGTAAAATAA
- a CDS encoding neutral/alkaline non-lysosomal ceramidase N-terminal domain-containing protein, protein MLFIGTGKGDITAFYKGVGLLGYGLPQHYMMEIETPLYSRAYVFEQLDKSHKTCFVNCELGFITPSLKEGVLNLLHKKHPELGYHTGNLMLSAQHTHCGPSGFSYHIIYNMSTPGFHHGVYTKIVHGIVDSILEAEKNKQKANIQLGKSSFAADIPVSFNRVVDAYNTNPEVAKQTHETRHLAVDREMTLLHFISETGQPLGSINWFAVHTSNLPNNFLKLCSDNKGFASAYLEDDFKGENQHYVAAFAQGACGDVSARVNYNPKLPNQRGKWEGYFPDDLKSSRFNGNLQFEKAKEIVRTSNKTIQDETVDSISMYVDFSNIDINPAFTNGQTGCVTSPSCMGIAFLEGSIMDGPGLPLFFGKIARGIARGTRKKEIRDAAKQSEAYAAFIERKNKAQSVKDIGVATGERKFLGNFTADKIPIPTFADEMILNIKKMADQGGFGFTNPWTPQVLTLQILKIGTIAICGFPFEITTVASWRLKKTLEDTLKAKGIDYVILAPYSNEYNGYITTNEEYQLQMYEAGHTVFGQWSLNALQQKFAEVAEEFVKPVESRNIETGVHPEIFTKEELHAQRYFHSRRAKKMEKKANK, encoded by the coding sequence ATGTTATTCATTGGAACCGGAAAAGGTGATATCACCGCATTTTATAAAGGAGTTGGCCTGCTGGGTTATGGTTTGCCCCAACACTATATGATGGAGATTGAAACCCCCTTATATTCGAGAGCCTATGTTTTTGAGCAGCTGGATAAAAGCCATAAAACCTGTTTTGTAAACTGCGAACTGGGATTTATCACCCCGTCTCTTAAAGAGGGGGTTTTGAACCTGCTCCATAAAAAACACCCCGAACTGGGCTACCATACCGGCAATCTGATGCTTTCCGCCCAGCATACACATTGCGGGCCGAGCGGCTTTTCCTATCATATCATCTATAATATGTCCACTCCGGGTTTCCACCACGGTGTTTATACAAAGATCGTCCACGGCATAGTCGATTCTATTCTAGAGGCGGAAAAGAATAAGCAGAAAGCCAACATACAGCTGGGGAAAAGCAGCTTTGCGGCTGATATTCCGGTAAGTTTCAACCGTGTTGTGGATGCCTATAACACCAATCCTGAAGTGGCTAAACAAACGCATGAAACAAGACATCTGGCGGTAGACCGGGAAATGACGCTGCTTCATTTTATCTCCGAAACCGGACAACCCCTGGGCAGCATCAACTGGTTCGCAGTTCACACCTCTAATTTGCCCAATAATTTCCTGAAATTATGCTCAGATAATAAGGGCTTTGCCTCTGCATATCTCGAAGATGACTTTAAGGGTGAAAACCAGCATTATGTTGCCGCATTTGCGCAAGGTGCTTGCGGCGATGTTTCTGCGAGGGTGAATTACAATCCCAAATTACCCAACCAGCGCGGGAAATGGGAAGGTTATTTTCCGGATGACCTGAAAAGTTCCAGGTTTAACGGCAACCTGCAGTTTGAAAAAGCGAAAGAGATTGTCCGCACGTCCAATAAGACCATTCAAGATGAAACCGTAGACAGCATATCCATGTATGTGGATTTCAGCAATATCGATATCAATCCTGCATTTACCAATGGCCAGACAGGTTGCGTCACCAGCCCTTCCTGCATGGGTATCGCATTCCTGGAGGGTTCCATCATGGACGGCCCCGGACTGCCTTTGTTTTTTGGAAAAATAGCCAGAGGTATTGCCAGAGGCACCCGAAAAAAAGAAATCAGGGATGCTGCCAAACAGAGTGAAGCATATGCAGCATTCATCGAACGCAAAAATAAGGCACAATCCGTCAAAGATATCGGTGTAGCAACGGGGGAGCGCAAATTTCTCGGCAATTTCACTGCCGACAAAATACCCATCCCTACATTCGCCGATGAAATGATATTGAATATCAAAAAAATGGCTGATCAAGGTGGTTTTGGATTCACCAATCCATGGACACCACAGGTATTAACCTTACAAATATTAAAAATCGGAACTATTGCCATTTGCGGATTTCCATTTGAAATCACGACAGTGGCTTCCTGGCGACTGAAGAAAACACTGGAAGATACCTTGAAGGCAAAGGGAATCGACTATGTCATCTTAGCGCCCTATTCCAATGAATATAATGGCTACATTACGACCAACGAAGAATACCAGTTGCAGATGTATGAAGCCGGTCATACCGTTTTTGGGCAGTGGAGTTTAAATGCCTTACAGCAAAAATTCGCAGAGGTGGCGGAAGAATTTGTAAAACCCGTTGAATCCAGAAATATCGAAACCGGCGTACATCCGGAAATTTTCACGAAAGAGGAATTACATGCGCAGCGCTATTTTCACAGCAGACGCGCCAAAAAGATGGAAAAGAAAGCGAATAAATAA
- a CDS encoding CoA transferase subunit A — MSKVYKNAEESIQDITDNMTIILGGFGLCGIPENSIAALVKKGVKGLTCISNNAGVDDFGLGLLLQNHQIKKMISSYVGENAEFERQLLNGELEVELIPQGTLAERCRATAAGIPAFFTPAGYGTEVAEGKEVREFDGKMYIMERRFHADFSIIKAWKGDTNGNLIYRAATRNFNLPMAGAGKITIAEVEHLLPAGELDPDLIHTPGIFIKRIFQGEKFEKRIEQRTVQKI; from the coding sequence ATGAGCAAAGTATATAAAAACGCAGAGGAATCCATACAGGACATCACCGATAATATGACCATTATTCTGGGCGGATTCGGACTGTGCGGCATTCCCGAAAACAGTATCGCCGCATTGGTCAAAAAAGGGGTGAAAGGCCTGACCTGTATTTCCAACAATGCCGGTGTCGATGATTTCGGACTTGGATTACTATTACAAAACCACCAGATAAAAAAAATGATTTCATCCTATGTCGGCGAGAATGCGGAGTTTGAAAGACAATTATTAAACGGGGAACTGGAAGTGGAGCTCATTCCGCAAGGTACGCTCGCAGAACGTTGCCGGGCTACAGCGGCAGGTATTCCCGCCTTCTTCACACCGGCGGGCTACGGCACTGAAGTGGCGGAAGGAAAGGAAGTTCGCGAATTTGACGGCAAAATGTATATTATGGAAAGACGTTTCCATGCTGATTTTTCCATCATAAAAGCATGGAAAGGCGACACCAACGGAAATCTGATTTACAGAGCTGCCACGCGCAATTTCAACCTGCCAATGGCTGGTGCCGGAAAAATCACGATTGCAGAAGTAGAACACCTGCTACCGGCAGGAGAACTAGACCCTGACCTGATTCACACACCCGGAATTTTTATTAAGCGAATTTTCCAGGGAGAAAAGTTTGAAAAAAGAATAGAACAGCGAACCGTTCAAAAGATCTGA
- a CDS encoding CoA transferase subunit B, whose amino-acid sequence MLDKNGIAKRIARELQDGFYVNLGIGIPTLVANYVPEGINVTFQSENGMLGMGPFPMEGKEDPDVINAGKQTVTILPGGVYFDSATSFAMIRGEHVDLTVLGAMEVSEKGDIANWKIPGKMVKGMGGAMDLVASAKNIIVAMQHVNKAGESKLLPECTLPLTGIGCVKKIVTELAVLEVTPGGFKLLERAPGISVEVIQKATLGKLIIEGDIPEMTLQ is encoded by the coding sequence ATGCTCGATAAAAATGGAATCGCCAAAAGAATAGCCCGGGAATTACAGGACGGATTTTACGTCAATCTGGGAATCGGAATACCCACCTTAGTGGCCAACTACGTGCCCGAAGGAATCAACGTTACCTTCCAGTCTGAAAACGGCATGCTGGGCATGGGGCCGTTTCCAATGGAAGGAAAAGAAGACCCGGATGTAATAAATGCAGGCAAACAAACCGTTACCATTCTGCCGGGCGGCGTTTATTTTGACTCGGCAACCAGCTTTGCGATGATACGCGGTGAGCACGTGGATCTGACGGTATTGGGCGCGATGGAAGTAAGTGAAAAAGGGGATATCGCCAACTGGAAGATTCCGGGAAAAATGGTGAAGGGAATGGGCGGCGCCATGGACCTGGTGGCTTCCGCCAAAAACATCATTGTAGCCATGCAGCATGTCAACAAAGCCGGTGAGAGCAAACTGCTGCCGGAGTGTACCCTTCCGTTAACCGGTATTGGATGTGTGAAGAAAATAGTGACCGAACTGGCGGTACTGGAAGTTACACCCGGTGGATTTAAATTGCTGGAACGCGCGCCGGGCATAAGTGTGGAAGTGATACAAAAAGCAACCTTAGGAAAGCTGATCATCGAAGGTGATATTCCGGAGATGACATTACAATAA
- a CDS encoding sterol desaturase family protein, with protein METFSSALKYVLPLFFVLMLIELIVSKYRNLDVIKSMDAVSSLSSGITNMLKKALGLTIYIISYDFLLNQLTVFKIESTALQYIIGFIAIDFYAYWSHRWSHEYNILWNRHLVHHSSEEYNLPVALRQTIADFVQVYTFLLIPAAIFGVTTDVIIMLGVVMLFGGFWYHTQLIDKLGFLEKIIVTPSHHRIHHAINPVYIDKNYGGILIVWDKLFGTFQEELPDVKPVYGITRQVNTWNPVKINFQHITLLIKDAWRTSNVWDKFRIWFMPTGWRPADIAEKYPVPYIKDTSKQQKYMPTASIYLKVWSWTQLFITFLLTMFLFSQMAAIPKSAVYIYGLFIFLTVYSYTSLMDRDKYAWLYELIRCAVAFAILSNYGGWFTLHNFFPQGTAVLMVYHIVSVLVCIAFEYFEFTKDNPTRWSSFSPSVQSTPV; from the coding sequence ATGGAGACTTTTTCCAGCGCCTTGAAATATGTACTGCCCCTGTTCTTTGTGCTAATGCTGATTGAATTGATAGTGTCCAAGTATAGAAACCTGGATGTTATTAAAAGCATGGATGCGGTTTCCAGCTTAAGCTCAGGAATTACCAATATGCTTAAAAAAGCATTAGGGCTTACCATCTATATTATCTCCTATGATTTCCTGTTAAATCAGTTGACCGTTTTCAAGATCGAATCAACCGCCCTTCAATACATCATAGGATTTATCGCTATAGATTTTTATGCATACTGGTCCCACAGATGGTCTCATGAGTACAATATTTTGTGGAACAGGCATTTAGTCCACCACAGCAGTGAAGAATATAATTTACCTGTTGCTCTGCGTCAAACCATCGCCGATTTTGTTCAGGTTTATACCTTTTTATTAATTCCTGCGGCAATATTTGGTGTTACTACCGATGTCATTATTATGTTGGGTGTCGTTATGCTTTTTGGAGGGTTCTGGTATCACACGCAGCTCATTGATAAATTGGGGTTCCTGGAAAAAATAATCGTCACCCCATCCCATCACCGCATTCATCATGCGATAAACCCGGTGTATATTGACAAAAATTATGGCGGTATTTTAATCGTCTGGGATAAATTATTCGGAACATTTCAGGAAGAACTGCCTGATGTCAAACCTGTTTATGGTATTACAAGGCAGGTAAATACCTGGAATCCGGTTAAAATAAATTTCCAGCACATCACTTTACTCATCAAAGATGCCTGGCGTACTTCCAATGTTTGGGATAAATTCCGTATCTGGTTTATGCCTACGGGCTGGAGACCGGCAGATATAGCGGAAAAATACCCTGTACCCTATATTAAAGATACCAGTAAGCAACAAAAGTATATGCCGACAGCAAGCATTTATTTAAAAGTTTGGTCATGGACCCAGTTATTTATTACCTTCTTGTTGACGATGTTCTTGTTTTCTCAAATGGCAGCCATACCAAAATCAGCAGTCTATATTTACGGTCTTTTCATTTTTTTAACTGTATACAGCTATACTTCATTGATGGATAGAGACAAATATGCCTGGCTATATGAATTGATTAGATGCGCTGTTGCATTTGCCATCCTATCCAATTACGGCGGCTGGTTTACACTCCATAATTTTTTTCCGCAGGGCACTGCTGTTTTGATGGTTTACCATATTGTTTCTGTGCTGGTCTGCATTGCTTTCGAATATTTTGAGTTTACTAAAGATAATCCAACCCGTTGGAGTTCATTTTCACCTTCTGTCCAATCTACGCCTGTTTGA
- the dprA gene encoding DNA-protecting protein DprA: MNNDTFYGIALSLMKGVGDSNAKTLISYAGSAEKLFTLPPVKLQKIHGIGKKLSESFKDTFDVLKRAEKELKFLERNKIDVHFYYDKRYPKRLLNCPDAPLYIFSKGNYDFNKERIVNIVGTRHATEYGKEITEQLVSDLSSFNVSLVSGLAFGIDICAHKSALKYGMQNIAVLAHGLDRIYPAQHKSIADKLQENGALVSDFLSETVPDKQNFPSRNRIVAGMTDATVVIESAESGGALITAEIANSYNRDVFAFPGKISDKYSQGCLRLIKNHKANLVTGSADIIECMNWDLSKDAGTKQPVQQSLFTELNEQEKMIFDFLLQTEKSPIDTIFLKIQLPQSTISGVLLQLEMKGVIAALPGKVFKLVR, translated from the coding sequence ATGAATAATGACACGTTTTATGGAATTGCATTGAGCCTGATGAAAGGAGTCGGGGATTCCAATGCGAAAACACTTATTAGCTACGCAGGAAGTGCGGAAAAACTGTTTACACTTCCTCCCGTTAAACTGCAGAAGATACACGGAATTGGTAAAAAGCTGTCGGAGTCTTTTAAAGATACTTTTGACGTTTTAAAACGGGCAGAAAAGGAATTGAAATTCCTGGAGCGGAATAAAATCGACGTGCACTTTTATTACGACAAAAGATATCCTAAACGCTTGCTCAATTGTCCGGATGCACCTTTGTATATTTTCAGTAAAGGGAATTATGATTTTAATAAAGAGCGGATTGTCAATATCGTAGGCACGCGCCATGCCACCGAATATGGAAAAGAAATTACGGAGCAGTTGGTAAGCGATTTGTCTTCCTTTAATGTCAGTCTTGTTAGCGGGTTAGCCTTTGGAATAGATATCTGTGCGCACAAGTCCGCTTTAAAATATGGTATGCAGAATATTGCTGTGCTGGCTCATGGATTGGACCGGATTTATCCGGCACAGCATAAATCAATAGCGGATAAACTGCAGGAGAACGGCGCACTCGTTTCGGATTTTCTAAGCGAAACGGTTCCGGACAAGCAAAATTTTCCGAGCAGAAACAGGATAGTAGCCGGTATGACGGATGCCACTGTCGTGATAGAGTCGGCGGAATCAGGCGGAGCACTAATCACTGCTGAGATTGCGAATTCCTACAACAGGGATGTTTTTGCATTTCCCGGTAAAATTTCTGATAAATATTCTCAGGGATGTCTCCGGTTAATAAAGAATCATAAGGCGAATCTGGTAACAGGTTCTGCAGATATCATTGAATGCATGAATTGGGATTTATCAAAAGATGCCGGCACCAAACAGCCGGTTCAGCAGTCTTTGTTTACGGAATTAAATGAACAGGAAAAGATGATTTTTGATTTTCTGTTGCAAACGGAGAAATCCCCTATTGATACCATTTTTCTGAAAATTCAATTGCCGCAAAGCACCATTTCAGGGGTATTGCTGCAGCTGGAAATGAAGGGTGTGATTGCCGCCTTGCCGGGCAAGGTATTTAAACTCGTCCGTTAG
- a CDS encoding YiiD C-terminal domain-containing protein → MPSIKKINRYINLYPPYLGAGISLKSFNDDCTKFIVQLKKKWYNNNAVGTHFGGSLYSMCDPFYMFILMENLGKDYIVWDKAAAIQFKKPGVGTVTAIFEIPKEEISRIKAEVDEKGKGDFTFYTQILNEQQVVVAEVEKVIYVRKKSLQKK, encoded by the coding sequence ATGCCATCCATCAAGAAAATTAACAGATACATTAATCTATATCCACCTTACCTGGGAGCCGGAATCTCTTTAAAATCCTTCAACGATGATTGTACTAAATTTATAGTGCAGCTAAAAAAGAAGTGGTACAACAACAATGCAGTCGGCACCCACTTCGGCGGTTCGCTTTACAGCATGTGCGATCCGTTTTATATGTTTATCCTGATGGAAAACCTGGGTAAAGACTATATTGTCTGGGATAAGGCGGCCGCCATCCAATTCAAAAAACCAGGAGTCGGAACGGTCACGGCAATTTTTGAAATACCAAAAGAAGAAATCAGCAGAATCAAGGCTGAAGTGGATGAAAAGGGCAAAGGTGACTTTACCTTTTATACACAAATCCTGAATGAGCAACAGGTGGTGGTAGCCGAAGTGGAGAAAGTTATCTATGTCAGAAAAAAATCACTCCAGAAGAAATAA
- a CDS encoding DUF2147 domain-containing protein: MIKRFVTVMSLLMAGILTASAMNEPDISGIWLVGDKDYKIELKRIPSGEIEGRVVWMKEPFDKKGKPRTDVDNDDPAKRNMPVMGLKTVYNFKWNQVSGEFVDGNVYKKGTVYCGKMKLNPDGTLHLRGYVCKLKFIGKSDTWTKVK, encoded by the coding sequence ATGATTAAGAGATTTGTAACGGTGATGTCCCTGCTGATGGCAGGAATCTTAACAGCGTCGGCAATGAACGAGCCCGATATTTCCGGGATTTGGCTGGTAGGGGATAAAGATTATAAAATTGAATTGAAACGGATACCTTCCGGGGAGATAGAAGGCAGGGTGGTCTGGATGAAAGAGCCGTTTGACAAAAAGGGCAAACCCAGGACCGATGTGGATAACGACGATCCGGCAAAAAGAAACATGCCTGTGATGGGACTGAAAACGGTCTACAATTTCAAATGGAATCAGGTTTCAGGAGAGTTTGTGGATGGGAATGTATACAAGAAAGGAACGGTGTACTGCGGAAAGATGAAGCTCAATCCGGATGGTACCCTGCACCTGCGCGGGTATGTCTGTAAACTTAAGTTTATTGGAAAATCAGATACCTGGACAAAAGTCAAATAA
- a CDS encoding nucleoside deaminase, whose product MFDPDTFFMQEALKLAKMAFDEEEVPVGAVVTCENRIIGKGYNQVEKLNDPTAHAEVLAITAACNYLGSKYLDKCTLYVTLEPCMMCTGAIREAQIAKVVYAATDTSGRKSASDLFETQSGLLEQEASKMIKDFFKKKRLF is encoded by the coding sequence ATGTTCGATCCGGATACTTTTTTCATGCAGGAAGCCTTAAAACTGGCGAAAATGGCTTTTGATGAAGAGGAGGTGCCGGTTGGTGCGGTAGTCACCTGTGAGAATAGGATTATAGGGAAAGGCTATAATCAGGTGGAGAAGCTGAATGACCCGACGGCCCACGCGGAAGTGCTGGCAATTACAGCTGCCTGTAATTATTTGGGCAGTAAATATTTGGACAAATGTACACTTTACGTTACATTAGAACCCTGTATGATGTGTACCGGTGCTATCCGGGAGGCGCAAATTGCCAAAGTCGTTTATGCTGCCACGGATACTTCCGGCAGGAAGTCGGCTTCTGATTTATTCGAAACTCAATCCGGTCTGCTGGAGCAGGAAGCTTCCAAAATGATAAAGGATTTTTTTAAAAAGAAACGGTTATTCTGA
- a CDS encoding TolC family protein, whose product MKFQLKLSFALILFSFPISTQAQEVWDWEKCIGYALQNNIQLKQSDLNIQLGESTLKLQKLNYSPNINASTNYNLRIGNNFNFFTSAYTKEMVHYQDYGLNISQPIFDGLITPNNIKKSRLDLQALQLDKENLQDNIQLQILTAFLNIMNANEQLQQAIRQQQNTKEQYDRTQTLIKAGAAAENALLDIDAQLTTEELSIAQIKNQQDLAYLTLRTILQLDIKKEITVKTPELPENIGISPLENVETIYTDALILRPEIKSSRLKIESAKKAIAAAKGNYYPKLDFVANTSTFFSSQSKLYNQVLTGNTTAIGFVEGTLQRVLIPETATETNKNPYTKQLNQNLSYAFGLSLTVPIFNKYQVQTAVKQSRLQYDNSLLTGKQAELDLLNTIQQAYLKAQASIENYKAAEKNLTTSRKSYDYAVERLNAGSIDQLSVNLAKTNLAIAESRLTQAKYEYLFNTKVLDFYQGKKIILE is encoded by the coding sequence ATGAAATTCCAGTTAAAGCTATCTTTCGCACTCATTCTTTTTTCTTTTCCCATATCCACACAGGCACAGGAAGTCTGGGACTGGGAAAAATGTATCGGTTATGCGCTGCAGAATAATATCCAGCTAAAGCAATCTGACCTCAACATTCAATTAGGGGAAAGTACGCTGAAACTGCAAAAACTCAACTACTCCCCAAACATCAACGCCAGCACCAATTACAACCTGCGGATTGGAAATAACTTTAACTTTTTCACCAGTGCCTACACGAAAGAAATGGTACATTATCAGGATTACGGATTGAATATCAGCCAGCCCATTTTTGACGGATTGATTACCCCGAACAACATTAAAAAAAGCAGACTTGACCTGCAGGCACTGCAACTGGATAAGGAAAATTTACAGGATAACATACAACTGCAGATATTAACGGCTTTTCTCAATATCATGAATGCAAATGAACAGCTGCAGCAGGCCATCAGGCAGCAACAAAACACGAAGGAACAATACGATCGCACCCAAACATTGATTAAAGCCGGTGCCGCCGCAGAAAATGCATTACTGGATATCGATGCGCAGCTGACAACGGAAGAATTATCCATTGCACAAATCAAGAATCAACAGGACCTGGCTTACCTTACCTTAAGGACAATCCTACAACTGGACATCAAAAAAGAAATTACAGTTAAAACACCCGAACTTCCTGAAAATATTGGAATTTCACCTTTGGAGAATGTCGAAACCATTTATACGGATGCATTAATCTTGCGTCCGGAAATCAAAAGCAGCCGCCTCAAGATAGAAAGTGCCAAAAAAGCGATTGCCGCCGCTAAAGGCAATTATTATCCCAAACTGGATTTTGTTGCCAATACCTCTACGTTCTTTTCGAGCCAAAGTAAACTATACAATCAGGTACTGACGGGTAATACCACCGCCATAGGATTTGTAGAAGGGACACTGCAAAGAGTACTGATACCTGAAACAGCCACCGAAACCAATAAGAATCCATATACCAAGCAGCTGAACCAGAATCTCAGTTATGCCTTTGGTTTATCGCTTACAGTTCCCATCTTTAATAAATATCAGGTGCAAACCGCCGTTAAACAATCCAGACTGCAGTATGACAACAGCCTCCTGACGGGGAAACAGGCGGAGCTGGATTTATTAAACACGATACAGCAGGCTTATTTAAAGGCTCAGGCATCCATCGAAAATTACAAGGCGGCGGAAAAAAACCTGACGACTTCCAGGAAATCCTATGATTACGCCGTAGAGCGGCTGAATGCCGGAAGTATCGATCAGCTGTCCGTCAACCTGGCAAAAACAAACCTGGCCATTGCCGAATCCAGGTTGACACAAGCCAAATACGAATACCTTTTTAACACCAAAGTCCTGGATTTCTACCAAGGCAAAAAAATCATCTTAGAATAA
- a CDS encoding efflux RND transporter periplasmic adaptor subunit, whose translation MKNNRLLYILGIITVVAIIVAIIVGKKKKDSAAKEVEIQTVSKRDIIQTVTASGKIYPEEEVKISSDVSGEIIELTVKEGDVVKKGQLLARIKPESYQANVEQSEAQLDNTKAQLSTAKSRISQAEAQYLQAQQAFVRSEELYSKKIISKADYETAQTAVKTAKADVDAAKHSADAAAFTIKATQAMIKEAKINLNKTTIYAPMDGIVSLLNVKKGEKVVGTLQMSGTEMMRIADFDNMEVRVDVSEGEITKVKLGDTASIEVDAYLDRKFEGIVTQVSNTSKGASNLLTSSDQSTNFIVKIRILESSYQDLLADNPKPFLPGMSATVDIKTKKKFGVLAVPIQSVTTKDSVYDGINHTKEIIYANNNGVARVLEVKTGIQDDSYIEVMNGLNGNEKIITGPYNTISKELKAGDAVKEMDAATLKKNSAKKEEKEEK comes from the coding sequence ATGAAGAATAACAGATTACTTTATATACTCGGAATCATTACAGTCGTCGCCATTATTGTTGCCATCATCGTTGGTAAGAAGAAGAAAGACAGCGCCGCAAAGGAGGTGGAAATACAGACTGTTTCCAAACGGGATATCATCCAGACCGTTACGGCGAGCGGAAAAATATACCCGGAAGAAGAGGTAAAGATAAGCTCCGATGTATCGGGTGAAATTATTGAATTGACGGTAAAAGAAGGAGATGTTGTCAAAAAGGGACAACTTTTAGCGCGAATAAAACCGGAAAGCTACCAGGCGAATGTGGAGCAGAGCGAAGCACAGCTGGATAATACGAAAGCGCAGCTTTCCACCGCTAAATCCAGGATATCCCAGGCAGAAGCGCAATATCTGCAGGCACAGCAGGCATTCGTCCGGAGTGAAGAATTGTACAGCAAGAAAATCATTTCAAAAGCAGATTATGAAACCGCACAAACGGCAGTTAAAACGGCAAAAGCAGATGTGGATGCCGCCAAACACTCAGCAGATGCGGCAGCATTTACCATAAAGGCCACACAGGCCATGATCAAAGAAGCTAAAATCAATTTAAACAAGACAACGATATATGCTCCAATGGACGGCATCGTTTCTTTGCTGAATGTAAAGAAGGGAGAAAAAGTCGTTGGAACATTACAGATGAGCGGCACCGAAATGATGCGCATTGCCGACTTCGATAATATGGAAGTGCGGGTAGATGTCAGCGAAGGGGAGATTACAAAAGTTAAACTGGGCGATACCGCCTCCATTGAAGTGGATGCTTACCTGGACAGAAAATTCGAAGGAATCGTGACACAGGTATCAAACACATCAAAAGGCGCCTCCAATCTGTTAACGAGTTCGGATCAGTCTACTAATTTCATCGTAAAGATCAGGATACTCGAATCCAGCTATCAGGATCTGCTGGCGGACAACCCCAAACCCTTTCTGCCGGGCATGTCGGCTACCGTTGACATTAAAACCAAAAAGAAATTTGGTGTACTGGCTGTTCCCATTCAGTCGGTTACAACGAAGGATTCTGTCTATGACGGCATTAATCACACCAAAGAAATCATCTACGCCAACAACAATGGCGTTGCCAGGGTATTGGAAGTAAAAACAGGTATTCAGGATGACAGCTATATCGAAGTCATGAATGGATTAAACGGTAATGAAAAAATCATTACCGGGCCTTATAATACTATCTCCAAAGAGTTGAAAGCCGGTGATGCTGTGAAAGAGATGGATGCAGCTACGCTGAAAAAGAATTCAGCTAAAAAGGAGGAGAAAGAAGAAAAATAA